From the genome of Variovorax sp. RA8:
GATGATGAATTTTGCTTTGCTCATGCTACGAAATCCACCTGAGTCCATACTGCACGCCGGCGCCGATGTGCAGCGCGAGCAGCACATAGAGGATGACGGAGAGAACGATGTGAAGCGTCAGAGATCGGCCAAACCAGCGTTTGAAGAATTCGTGCATGCGGACCGAGTACTCCAGGTCCGCCACTGATTCGGCGATGCGGGCTGCCTCGCCAGCAGGGCCAGCGGGTCGGACGTCGAGCCCGAGTGATGCCATCGCTGCTGTCAAGACCGGCGTCCTTGGAAGAACTCTCATTTCAGCCGGGGAGTTGTCGAGCCTCCACCAAGCATTGTCGAGATCTCCTCTGGCGGTCTGCAGCAACGCCAACTTGTCTTTCATTTCATGGGCGACAAAGGTGAGCAGATAGCGAACCGCAAAGCCGCTGACGACGACGAGCAGCATCGTTGCCGTCAGCGCAGTTCCCAGCCAGCTGTCGAACTTGTGACCCGTGTGAATGATCGCGAGCAATGGACCGAGAAGACCCGCATAGACGTGCAGGGTAAGCAACGTCTTCATCGATACGTGCGGTGTGATTCGAGCGTTGAACCAGGAAATACGCTTTGCGATCGGGTAGGCAAGCGGGACGAGCATGAGCACGGCCCCCGCTATCCCGAATACCGCTCCGAGTCCGCTGCCCGGAAAGCGAGGCGAGCGGTGCAGGAAGAAGCCGAGCCAGGCTAGAAGCAATACGCTGAGCACGCCGGTGACGACGATGCCTTCACGTTCAGGCCATTTCATGGCTACGCCTCCACAGTGACAGGCCCGGTGGGCTTTGCCTGGCAGGCGAGAATCATGCCGTTGGCCTTGTCTTCAGGATCAAGCCCGTCCTCGACCGCCATCTCGACTTCGCCGGAAGTCATCTTCACCTTGCAGATGCCGCAGGTGCCGACGCGGCATGAGAATTCGATCCCGATGTCGAGCTCTTCGGACAGCTCAAGAACGGTCTGATCAACATGAATTTTGGAGGACTTGTTGTTTTTCGAAAAGGTCACCAGGGGGCCGGTAGCGGGGGCAGTGGATTTAGCGATGGTCCCGGCTGCGGCGGGGGTGGGCGCGGCTGAACCAAAACTTTCGGTCTTCACCTGGTCGGGTGGCACCTTCAGCTCAGTGAGGATCGCCTTGACCGCGTCCATCATCACGGGCGGCCCGCAAAGATGGATTCTTCGCGCAGCGATGTCAGGGACAGCCTGCGCGAGTAGTTCCTTCGTGAGGCGTCCCCGTAGCCCTTGCCAGTCCGTCCCTTCCGGATGCTCCATTGCCACTGCGACATGCAGTTTCTTGTTGACACGCTGAAGCTCGGCGAGATCTTTTGCAAAAATGAAATCAACTGGGGCCCGGCACGCGTAGACAAAAAAAATGTCTCCGGGCCATGACCGCTCCGTAAGGTAGCGCGTGATGCTCATCATCGGCGTGATTCCCACACCGCCCGCGATGAGGACGACGCTGTCCGCTTCGGTTCCGGTAAAGGTGGACTTTCCGACGGGTCCTCCTGCTTCGATCAGCTCGCCAACCTTGAGCACATCGTCGACATGACGCGAGACCGCGCCCCGAGGTTCTCGCTTCACGGTCAGGTCGACATGGTTGCGCTGCGTTGGGGAGGATGAGATGGAGTATGAGCGGTTCATCCTCGCCCCACCCACCGAGAATGCGACATTGAGGAACTGACCGGGCGCAAAGATGAAAGGCATGGGGCCATCACCGGACATGGGCTGGAGACGCAAGGTCTTCACGCTTGGTGTTTCCGTGATGATGCTGCCGATGCGGAGTTGGCCCCGCCACTTCGCATTGGGAACTGACGCCACGTTAGCCTGTGGAGCGTCGATTGCCGATGCTGTTGCGGTCGCGGGCTTGGCTGCTGAAGCAGGGGAAGAAGGCTGCGAGGGTGGGCCTACAGGCGGGGATGCTTTTCCCGTCGGCGGCGCGTCGGCAGGCGGCGGCGTTCCACCAGTCGGCGGCGTCGATCCCGGGGGCGAACCCGCTGGTGGAGACGGGTTGGGTGCTCCCCCAAGGGGCGGCGACGTTCCGGGGGGCGGCGCTCCCGGATTAGGCTCGATGCGCCCGAAGAGGGCAGCAGTTCGGCGCATCTTGAAGAAGTACATGGCGACCATCGCCAGCGCGAACGCGATGAGCAATGCCATCACGAAGAGATGCAATGGCAAGACGCCGAGAACTTTCCTTGAGTCTTCACTCCCAATGGGAGACGCGAGGCTCATCTCGCGCTTGAACCATTGCGAAGCGACATTCTGAGGCGGCATTCCTTCCTGAAGAAGCTTGTGCATGGCAACGCCGCTGCCCACACGCCCAAGGCCGTCGCGGGACTGCTGCAGCGCGCTCTCGGCTGAGTTGTGATCGCCCGCTGCGATCGCAGTCGACAGGCGTTGCTGCGCCGTCTGCAAAAGCATCGTGCCTTCGTAGATGCGCTCCTCGGAGAGGCGGCGCACTTCGGCACGCTTTTCGGGCGTCAGCGTGGGCAGACTCATTAGGAACGGGTAAATCTCCTTTCCCGCGCCACCCCCGCAGCAGCCATCGCTTCCCACCATCCCTTCCATCATTTTCTGCATGCTTCCCATCATTCCCTGCATGGCGTCCGGCTGGGCCGACATCGCAGCGGGAGCCTGCGCAGGCGCGGAGGCGCCTGCCATGGGGGCGCCGGCACTTGCAGCGGACGGGGATGGATCGGGATTGGACGGCTGCGCTGCGCCGGGATGATGAGACTCGTGCTCGGTCTCTTTTGACTGAGCGGCAGCGGGCGAGTTGCCGATCAGAGAACCCAGCAATGCCAGACAAGCAAGTCGCTTCATCGCGCCCCTCAATTGGCCCGGTAAGCGCCTCGCAACGAGTCGATGGGCAGAAATAGATGACATCGCGTCGAGAAGCTCACATCCGCTTCGAAAGAACTCACGCGCTGAGAACCCGTGTGCCCCGGTAAGAAGTTCTACATCACTCCATCTTCATCGGCGTGGCCATCGCGGGCGTCTGTGCGGGCTTGCCGGTAGCGGGCGACGGCCCGCTTGGCTTGGTGCCGAGCAGTGCCTTTTGCTGATCAGAGGTAAGCACCTTTCCCGCCTCGCCGACCGCCCTGATGAAGGCGACGCGTTGATCGCCGCGAAGCTTTTCTATGGCGCGAACCTTCGCTTCGATCTTGGCGGCGTCCGGTGTATCGGCCGCCGTCAGCATCCAGAGCTCCTGTTCGGCGTCCTCGACCCGACGATCCGAGCTCGTCCGATCCAGGAGAGCTTTTTCCTTGATCCGGTTCAGAGCGGTCTGCTGCTCTGTCGAGACGGTAATGTGCTGTGGATGATCGAGAAAGAAACCGGTCGCGCCAATGTGATACAGGTGGGAGGCACCAGGAAACCCGGGCAGAGTTGCAGAGGGTGCCATATTGCCCATGCCGCGCCGCGCCGGCATGGATCCACGCATTCGACCCATCATGTCTGAACTCGACGGAGCGGCCATAGGGTCTTGCATACTGCCGGAAGAGTCGGTGCTGGGCATAGGGCCATCCGAAGGCATGTTGCCTTTCATCATTCCATCGCCCATCCCACGCTTTTTCTCCATCTTGTCCATGTCATCCATCATCGCAAGACGGAAGCCGGAAGGTAAAGCTTCGGGTGAACGGAGGCCGCTCCACGCCTCATTTGGATTCGCCGCTTGGGCCGTAGGTGATCTCGCCCATAGCGGGGACGAAATGGTGAGCGCAATGGTGACCGCCGTTGCGGCGGTGACCAGGCTAGTCTTCGAATATTTGGTCGACATTTTTGGCACCTTTTCGGTTAGACGGTGAAGCCCACCCTGCTTGCCTTGCTCTCGAATTCAAGGCGGCTTTCGGCCCCTACGAGCGGGGAGGCGTCCCTATTCGACGCGGCATGCACCATTTAGGGTTGGTTCTTATGAAACTGCGCGTGGTTGTGTGACGGCTTTTTCTTGACTTTTTCACCGGAAGCGGATGCGGCGTCGCCCTGGCCGCACGGCGCTCCGGTAGCCTTCGAATCGCTGCTGATGCCGAAACCCTGTGCGTCAACGTGGTCGTGACGCTTCACTGGCGCTTTGCCGCAACCGCTTGGAACAGTCGCCGAGTTCGCCGGTGTCGGCATTGTTGCGGCCGGTCGCTGCGCATACGCGGGAATCGCCGCAATCGCGATGGCGATGCCGATTGCAGATGAGACATAAAGTAGTTGCTTCATGGTAGAAGTCCGGGAAGAGTTGGTGGAACAAGGGATGAAACATGTAGCCGGCCTCGTGGTTCAGCGGCGAAATCAGTCATGGATGCATCTTGGGGCGCACCTGACACACGGCCTTTGATACAGATCAAGTTCGAAGCATCATTCCGCCCCTTTCCCATCAACATCTATTGGCGGCAGAGGCCTATCATCAACCTAGGTGCGGCACACAGGTCAAGCGGCTGGCGGGGCGCGGCAGCGCTGGGTATTCAGCGCCTCGTCCAGTGGGGCAATTGGACCTTGCCGAATGTGGGAACGCATCGCGGCACGCCCGTTCAGCCTCGACGCCCCGGGGACCAGCTGCGCTCCGAGTTCACCGTATTGCTCGGTATACAAACCTTGGGCGAGATGCCCGCTGCATGGGATGGTTAGCGCGGCAGCGTCATCTTGTCACTTGACGAACTTGACCTTGGCTCAGGCGGTGGGATGTACCTGAACCGGGGTTGCGATCACAACGCGGCGTACCATCGGCGCCAGTAGCCGCTCGATAGCCACCGTGTCGCCGGTTGACTTGTGCACTACGTCCTCTTGCTTGCCCAGCAACTCGGCAAGGTTGAGCACGGCTTCAGGCTCCATCGCGAAGCAGCCTGGCGGTCGCCGGTTGCCTTCGCGCGGGCCAACGCTGCACTCACGAGCCTGCTCCGTTGAGGGGCTTGAGGGGCTTGAGGGCCACGAGACGCATGCCCACCGAAGTACATCCCCGGACTCGGTTCGCTTGATTCCAGCTGACTCAGCTTGTCGGTACTTGAAACCGTTTGCAATAACGATAGGACCAGTAACTAATCGCTGCGACCGCCGCAAGAACTCAGTCCAATCCGCTGAGATCCCCCACTGGCCTCCGTCAGTTCGCCGGCTTCGCCATTTGCCGATGGATCTTCGCAATAAGGAGATTTTCATTGGCTGTGTGCTCGTAGCTTCGGGCGAGGTTCTCGCAGTGCTGAGCCAATGTCTCGTGTACTTCTACACCGCTTGCTGGGGTTCTGTTTCTACGGTACGTGATCGCATAGCCAAAATGCCGCTTTGCCGTGGCTGCGTCAATGGCCGCTTGCCGCTCATACTCGGCTGCGATGGTTCCATGATCCAGTTCGCTGACCGCCCTCTCCGACCGGGCCGGCAAAAGCACTGAACTCTCCGGCGGGCGCGAAGCGCATCCGGCCGCAATCACTAGGGTTCCGGCAGATGCAGCCATGGCAAGTCCTCGTAGCAACCCGATTCGCTTAGTCATCATGATCTCCTTTGAGGTTGTTGAACGTGCGGCCGAAGGGGATGGCGGATCCTTCCATCGCCGCAAAAAAAGAACGATGCGCAACTGTCGTACAAGCGCTGGAAGGAACATTGACAAATATCAATCGATAGCGATCTTGAAGGGCCGAAGCGTCCTTCGCCGCTCAGCAGCACCTGAGTGATCCTTGCGTTCCGGTTGTATCCGCCGCTGATGACGAACGCCGCAATCACGGCCTCCGGCGTTGCTGGAGAAGCCGAGTGGCGCCGGCAGCCATTTGGCAGGAGAGCTCCGACTGAGCCCTCGGCACCGGATTATCTTTAACCGGCAGCCTTAGCTCCTTGCTCAGGTTCGCTCGGACGGGCCACGTTCGCAAGCGAACACACGCTCTGCTCGCACCGCGCCTGCGCGTCCGCCATTTTTTGTCGGATCTCCTGGCGCCCCTCGTTGTCTCGATGCACTGCCAGCAGCGTCATCAGCCGCGCGTTCTCGGCCTCAAGAGTGCGAAGGCGCCTGGCCTTGGGCGGCGCGAGATCACCAGAGTGATTGGGCCAGGCGTAGGTGGCTCGCCGAGCCTGTGCTTCTTGGCCCATTCCGAACAGCGTGCGCTCAGCCTCACTGAAAACCAGCTGCCCTGCGACAAATCGGCTTGCCCCATAGACTCACCCGTCTTCGAAGAGCCGTCTCCCGAAAGCTACTAGCCCGACGAGTCGGGCAGGTAATCCTCCCCTGTGGTCCTGATCATGCTATCGCCATGGGCCAAGCCATGAAGCTTTCATTCCGCCCCACCCCTGTTCCATGTCCGCTGCGTCGACCGGGGGGCCAGGTCAATTCCGCTTACGAAGCCGCACCACCGTAAGATCCGATCCGGATTTTTCTAGATCGAAGGCGACCTTGTCGCCCTCCTTGAATTTGCCCAAAGTCTGGTTGTTCTTGAGTTTGAATTCATGCGTTGCTGGCGGCATCTTGAGCTTGTCGATGGTTTCGTGTTCCAGCGTAATTTTCCTTCCTTGCGCATCGATGCCAGTGATCACGCCAATGCCGGAACTTCGGACGACTCCGTGCTGGCGGCCGGGTTCGTCGTGGCGTTGAGCGAGCGCGTCGGTCGCGACGACAGTGCTGAGGGAAAATATGACCGCAGCCAAGACTGTAGACTTCATTTTGACTCCTAGACTAACGATTGAACCATGGAATGGCGGTGGAAAAAGCAAGAACTAGGCCATCTTCGTCGGAAGAATGGGCCTTGCGCCTGATGTCATGAACACCTTTCGCGAAGTGATGGAGTGGGTGGGGCTGGCGTTCGATGCTACTGGTGTTTTGGTGATTGCGGGAGGTGTCCTGATCGCTGCTGGGCGGCTGGCCGCTGGGGCTTCAGGTACAAAAGCGACGAGTGTCCGGCGCTTCCGGCAGGACTTCGGCGGCGCGATCGTGCTCGGCCTTGAATTTCTGGTGGCGGGCGACATCATCCGCACTGTCGTCGTGGCGCCGACACTGGAAAACGTTGCCGTGCTGGCGATCGTAGTTCTGATCCGCACTGTTCTGAGTATGGCCCTGCAGGTAGAGATCGAAGGGCGCTGGCCTTGGCAACTTCATGACCGTGATTCCGCCCCTATCCAAGCGCGTTCGCAGCTCTCGACAGGCGCAGATTCCAAATCGGCTGGCAATGAACTCAAAGACCACAACTAGTTGGTGATGGAGAATCCTGAATCCGTGCGCAAGGTCGTCAAGGAAACCAATAGGATCCTCATCAAGCGATAGCGATATCAAGCCTTGACATGCGCCGCAGGCGTTGTGTTTCAGGTCAAGGAGCCGGCCTATACTCGACTTGGTCGAGATTCAGGTCGCCAAGTTCCCAATCCACAATGGCTACTCGACGTGGCACAAGTTGGCTGGCGTCCTATCTAACAGCCAGCATTGTTGGAGGATGAAATCTGGGGTGATGCATTGGGCGCTGTCTCCTGTCCCGCTTTGGACACAGAAGACCGGCAAGTTGGAATGGCGGCGTAACCGACCGTTGGCGAACTGCCGCTGGCCGGCGCAGGGAATGGCCGATGG
Proteins encoded in this window:
- a CDS encoding copper-binding protein: MKSTVLAAVIFSLSTVVATDALAQRHDEPGRQHGVVRSSGIGVITGIDAQGRKITLEHETIDKLKMPPATHEFKLKNNQTLGKFKEGDKVAFDLEKSGSDLTVVRLRKRN
- a CDS encoding DUF1622 domain-containing protein, with the translated sequence MNTFREVMEWVGLAFDATGVLVIAGGVLIAAGRLAAGASGTKATSVRRFRQDFGGAIVLGLEFLVAGDIIRTVVVAPTLENVAVLAIVVLIRTVLSMALQVEIEGRWPWQLHDRDSAPIQARSQLSTGADSKSAGNELKDHN
- a CDS encoding periplasmic heavy metal sensor is translated as MSTKYSKTSLVTAATAVTIALTISSPLWARSPTAQAANPNEAWSGLRSPEALPSGFRLAMMDDMDKMEKKRGMGDGMMKGNMPSDGPMPSTDSSGSMQDPMAAPSSSDMMGRMRGSMPARRGMGNMAPSATLPGFPGASHLYHIGATGFFLDHPQHITVSTEQQTALNRIKEKALLDRTSSDRRVEDAEQELWMLTAADTPDAAKIEAKVRAIEKLRGDQRVAFIRAVGEAGKVLTSDQQKALLGTKPSGPSPATGKPAQTPAMATPMKME
- a CDS encoding 2Fe-2S iron-sulfur cluster-binding protein, with product MKRLACLALLGSLIGNSPAAAQSKETEHESHHPGAAQPSNPDPSPSAASAGAPMAGASAPAQAPAAMSAQPDAMQGMMGSMQKMMEGMVGSDGCCGGGAGKEIYPFLMSLPTLTPEKRAEVRRLSEERIYEGTMLLQTAQQRLSTAIAAGDHNSAESALQQSRDGLGRVGSGVAMHKLLQEGMPPQNVASQWFKREMSLASPIGSEDSRKVLGVLPLHLFVMALLIAFALAMVAMYFFKMRRTAALFGRIEPNPGAPPPGTSPPLGGAPNPSPPAGSPPGSTPPTGGTPPPADAPPTGKASPPVGPPSQPSSPASAAKPATATASAIDAPQANVASVPNAKWRGQLRIGSIITETPSVKTLRLQPMSGDGPMPFIFAPGQFLNVAFSVGGARMNRSYSISSSPTQRNHVDLTVKREPRGAVSRHVDDVLKVGELIEAGGPVGKSTFTGTEADSVVLIAGGVGITPMMSITRYLTERSWPGDIFFVYACRAPVDFIFAKDLAELQRVNKKLHVAVAMEHPEGTDWQGLRGRLTKELLAQAVPDIAARRIHLCGPPVMMDAVKAILTELKVPPDQVKTESFGSAAPTPAAAGTIAKSTAPATGPLVTFSKNNKSSKIHVDQTVLELSEELDIGIEFSCRVGTCGICKVKMTSGEVEMAVEDGLDPEDKANGMILACQAKPTGPVTVEA